tggcagaaattggttgaactggcaaaaatgtgcatatcaaATAacgaaatgtggttaaaattagcaaaaatagGTATCCGATGTGGTTAATAGTTACAATAcggggtcaacagaggcaacaataggcaggcAACgacaagaattggtttagaagtggcaaaaacaggcaggaaaaaaaagtggtggaaagagtttaaaatatacaaaaatgggttttaagtggcaaaactgtgttgaaattgacaaaacaggttaaaattgaGCAAAATTGGTATGAAGTGGCAATAGTGTAATTTAAATATAttcttatttctttctttttcttattattaAGGCAtgtggagaccccctctcagtgtcttgcggcCCCCAaagggtcccaaccccaacgttgagaaccacagaGATAACAGACTTGAAAGTAATTTGAGGAGAAAactttatcacacttaaatgctGTACGCCTGTCATCCTCCAAGTGTCACCCAAAGATGCAAAATGTCTTGCTTATAAGGCTTTTTCTCCCCCTACTTTGATTTCGATCTAATTCCATTCTCCATTCAGTCTTGTGAATTAGTGAGGTTTTTTATTATATCCCAGgtctgaaaaaaacagcacactGAAAGTTTTTGGGAAATAAGGAAGCCCCATCAGCAGTGAatgaatgtttgttttcaaGACACAGCAGACCACCTACTTTATCTAAATGATGACTTCTTCGACTCACATTCCTCATTTTGAcagcattttaatcatttaggaATGTATGTCCGCTGGCTATAACGTGCTTTGACACGCTGTTCGCTATAgactattttattttgaaggttttgaCAGGAAGTAGCAGTAGTCTAGTTTTACTGGCTTGAGCGTAATCTAGGCTAAATCAAATTGGAGTCATCTGGAGACCTTCTTATAATTTAGATGGAGAGATGCAAGGATACTTCtgcaagttttgttttttttctcattttaggATACTCAAACTAAATTTCGATAGACTGAGATCTGATGTAAACCAGCACATGGTTTATAATTCCTCTACCGCCCCCAAGTTATTTTATGGTGCCACTGCATCTCAGCTCTCACTATTATTTCATATTCGTTGCTGTCAATTtttgaatttattaaaaataaattacatctACAATCTCTGACAACCTAAATACCTTTTGGGGTAAAGTAGCAGGTTATTAAAGTTTatccaagaaaaaaataataatactgattattctcatgtgtatttatttttaaatcactgtagcAAAATAGACCCATAAACGCCAGTGGGAATCTGTGAAAAATAAACCTAGTCACATAAATAATATGATTACATAAACGTGTAGTAGACCTACCTTCGTCTCCATATTCTAAAATATTATAAAAGGCGTTTTTCAGAGCAGGCCTGTGGGCTTTATACACTACACAGCAACGCTGATGGGAGAAGGCCTCCCTGTTCAGTACAGCATTTAAGTTGTAGGCTGTGAATAATTCGTGCCAAATTTCTGCAGGAGCATAAGAAAACATATGAGTAATCTACTTACAATAAGCCAGCAAAAATCAAGTCAGACAACACATCCCAATGACAGAAAACcttcagtgaaaataaaattaaaggttAACGGGATTTTAAAGCTGTGTACGGAAGAAAAGTCAACTGCTTTCAGTTtcgtttcattttttaattctgttgaCTGTACAGCTATGTACGGAGCCCCTCCGTAGGGCTATGATATTTTTGAGGTTACTTTGGTTTTGCAGATTATGGCTCTGCAGTCATTACAGGCGCTAGATGGCAGTAAAGAGCAATTTCCTGGTGCATTCAAATGGTGTCGGAATAATTTGAAATATCAGAATGAAAAGTTGCAGTGAATTCTCGCTCCAGTGGGAGATATAGTTAATGCAGAAATTTTTCAGCATGGACAAAGCAGAAtaatttttggtgaaaataaaCAGTTCCATGACAATAAGAAACATTTAACTGTTTATTATATGGATAGGTTTAATCGATGTACCTCCTgttgaacattttaacattgtgtTGTTGTATGCACAGGGTGATCAATAATAACAAGTcttatgattttatttacattaagaCATTAATTGAATATTTGAAATGTAAGAATCCAACATTTTTGCCCTACTTTATACATTCCGTTACCTTATGCTTCACTTTTGCATGTTGAAATTGAAATCACGTTTTAAACACTTTGATGTACTTGAATGTAAACTGGGATTTCTATGAGAGATTATGGCTTTCATGCAGTAAGGGGACTTTACCAATAGGCAAAGGTTGGCAATTGTCTGGGGCCCCAACTAGTCGGGGGCCCCTGAACACATAACTAACAGCCTTTCCACTGCACCTTCTTGTCTTTTGACCATTTACAATTTCATGGGGTTTGCTACACCAGGTAACCTTGGTcatgttaaagtggcaaaaaaaattttttttgttgaaaaatatagtGTCAGTATTTATGTGaacaacatctttttttttttacttttaatttgaaaaacatcaaaaacaataaatatggtttaactgttattttataaataaatatatatattttttataatacCACCAATTTTATAATAAATTTTATGCAAATACACGTATTTTGGATATTTCGAATGGTTTTGGTGGGccaaaaaaaaactaccaaataagaaaaaaataacgaaaaatggaaactttttttttttttcgaaaaCTGTTATTtgtatgcattttaaaaactaaactgtaTCTCAAATTtgtataaataaactttatgCCTTTTTATTTGCAATGGCTTTTAACACATGATTGGCTTAACATTTTGATATGCATTCTTTTAAATATTGCTAgttctttatgtttttgtggGTCAGTTATTGtgcttttactgttttgtcaaagcctgtaaagcactttggtcaaatAATGCTTTTTTATGTGCTATATAGATAAACTTCGACTTGACTTGACTTATAGTttgtataaatatataatttatattatattaagTCAAAATTTGTATTTATCTTCCATTAACATTTGTGTaattgtgtaaaaataaagatgctATTTTAGTATCACAAAGCTCTGATGTAATTTCATTACCTGATGCCCATTTAGAGTCTCCAATATGCATTTTGAAATCCACCTGGACATTTTCTGTTGAAAACAATCATTTTCTGTTGGATGTAGATCAAGTTATGAATTGGACTTTCTTTGCTGAATAGGAATTTAAATGGGGTGGAAAACAATGGATGTAGAGGGCCCCATGTCTGTGTCACCTAGGGCTCCAAAATTACTAGATCTGCCCCTTTATGCAGTAATTTAATATTAGGAGCACACGGCTTTTGCCATTGGTAAGTTTTTCATTACCTTCTTTTCTCAGTTTATTTCAACTAAAACTGGTGAATGTACAAATAATGCACACAAAAAAGTTAAATCATGGGATAAACTTGAAGGTAATTTACCAAAGAAGAAATGGAATGATGATGTAAGTAAGTAAaagccaaacaaacaaacaaacaaacagaaaacaggttaaaattaaattaaaaagatgCTATGCATGTTTTAATAATTCatgaaattttttgaaaaagcacatttaaaaatttgTATCAACTACATGCAAAACGATGTTTGTATACATCTAATAATGTGTGTTGTAATTTACTCTTTATAGTTGATGTTTCAGCATTAGGCAGATCAGCCTAAACTCATTCTCTAAACGGGTCTTATGttctgcaattaaaaaaaaacactgctttaaGCACTAAAATGCTGGTAGATGCCCACGCAGAATTGTGAATTAGGGCCGTCCGAGGGTACGCGAATGCACCATTAACAGAAGTGTGTTGCAGGAAGTTGCGCATGACAACTGAAGAATAATGGCGCCTCTAGACTTGGATAAATATGCAGAGATCGCAAAACAGTGTAAATATCTTCCAGAAAATGATCTCAAGGTACGTGAGACTTTATGGAAATGTCTTTTATTTCCACTTGTGATTAGCTTAGAATGCTAACGCTAGCTCATCTTTGTTTTGAGTTGTAACGACGTACTTAGCTAGCGATAGCTTTGGCTAGCTTGTAATGCTAGCTTGCTGACCTCATCCCTTTGCGAGGAAATCAAACGtttccaaataaaaaaatgctctCTAGCAACGAAACCTACATACAAACCAGGCCATGTTAATACTGAAAATGCTACCGAATCAAGGATGTGACTGGCCTGCTCTTGTATGTCTGTATTCGCTGATGTGATACTAGAATGACAGCTGACTGTAATCAACATTACGGACTGAAAATGTGTCTACTGATTCATAACTGTGACTGTATGAGATTTGGCAAAAACATAACgttctgtttattttcttgaaaaaatattttaagtgcAGTATTGTTATTATATTGTTATTGGTATTATTTCATTACACTCAGACTGAtacatttcaaatgtttatttcttttaattttgatggtTTTGgtttacagctaatgaaaactCAATATTCAGTACCTctgaaaattagaatattacttaAAACCAATATGAaaggatttttaacacagaacTGGTGGACTACTGAAAAATAAGAACATGTGCAACACttaatacttggttgggcctctttttgcataaattactgcggcaatgcagcgtggcatggaggcaatcagtctgtggcactgcagaggtgttatgaagcccaggttgctctgataatggccttcagctcttctgcgTTGTTAGGTCTGGTGTCTCAATTCTCTATGGAGTTCAGGTCAAGCCACTTTGCTGGCCGGTCAAGCATAGGCATACCATGGTCCTTAAAGCAGGcgttggtacctttggcagtgtgggcaggtgcaaagtgctgctggaaaatgaaatccgCATTGCCATAAAGCTGGTCGGCAGAGGGAAGCACAAAGTGCTCTAGaatttcctggtagatggctgccctgacctttgacctgataaaacacagtggaccaacaacagcagatgccatggctcCCCACACCACCACTAACCGTGGTAACTTTACACTGGACCTCAAACAActttggattctgtgcctctcctctcttctgcCAGACTCTGGGACGTTGAATCCCAAAAGAAATGCTagatttactttcatctgaaaagaggactttttGGACCACTGTAGTTGCAGTCCACTCTTTGTGGAGCTCTCCCAAATTCTTAAATGGGCTTCATTTCACAGTTCTTACGGCTGCAGTTATCCCTggtgcttgtgcaccttttttactacattttccCTTCCATTCACCTTTCCATTAAGGttcttggatacagcactctgtgaacagccACCTTCTTTAGCAGGGACCTTTTGTGACTTATCCTCCTTGTGCAGGGTGTCAATGAtcgtcttctggacatctgtcaagtctgcagtctttcccatgattgtgtatctactgacccagactgagagaccatttaaggctcaggaaacctttgcaggtgtttggagttaattagctgGTTAGCGTGACACCATGAGTCTCTAATGttaaactttttcataatattcaaattttctgagacactgaatttagGGTTTTCATTCTCTGTAGGCCATAGTCATTAcaatgaaataaacactttaaataaatcggtctgtgtgtaatgaatctatataatatatgagtttcattttctaaaattgAATTACTGAAACAAATCAACTTTTTGGTGATACGcaaatttattgagatgcacctgtatgtacTGAATAAAAAATTAGCCACACATGGTTGAAGAATGGTTTTTGGTCTCCATTGGCCTGCTGATAGTTTGGCAGTGAAGGTTTTTTATAAGACTGTTGAATACCAGTACTAAATTCCACACCCGCTGACCAAATCCATCCTCTCCAAGTGCCTGCAGTAACCCTTCTTCCTCAGAAAACTCAGAAAGCTTTTAGCTCACCAGTCAGTTCTGAAAGCATTTTACAAATTTGAatcagtttaaattttaaagattaaagCCTGGTTTGGGTCCTTGtgtaatatttacagatatcaaacaaacaaaaacaaatgagcaGCAGAATAACTGGACGATAGCAGGAACAGCTTATGAATACCTAACAGAGTTTGTGCCCACATCCATCAGACTTATGAACGACtgatttattgttgttttttttataatgtgtgTACCATAATAAACCctacattataaaaaaaaaaacaatcatgttAACTATGTCCACACTGATGCTTTTACATGAATGAGTAGTTACAGATAGCTATTTGAAGGTGGCCAGTACTAGGTGAACCCCTATGcctcatgtctgtgtgtgttttcatgtaaaCAGAGGTTATGTGACTACGTATGTGACCTTTTGCTGGAGGAGTCCAACGTTCAGCCTGTTTCCACTCCTGTAACAGTGTGTGGTGACATTCATGGGCAGGTACAAACACTTCAATCACAACAATTTTCATGTAGTTTAAATAATTTATCTATTatcagatttgtttttatttataaatttaaaaaaacttacTGAAGTCCAATATGTAGCTTATATTTTTCATCTGCTTGTGTCTTAGTTTTACGATCTTTGTGAACTCTTCCGAACTGGCGGCCAGGTCCCAGACACAAACTACATATTTATGGTCTGTACATCAAAGTTAGATTTTGATGCATACTTTTTATACTGATGGTTCTCGACAGCGTTGGTTAATGCTTTGTGTCATCTGTAGGGTGACTTTGTCGACCGAGGATATTACAGTTTGGAAACGTTCACCTACCTGCTGGTGCTGAAAGCCAAATGGCCCGACCGTATTACGCTTCTTCGTGGAAACCATGAGAGCAGACAGATCACCCAGGTTTATGGCTTTTATGGTGAGAACTGATTTATGTAACATGTTTTTGGCTGGCTTTAAACATTATGACAAATCTCTCTTCCTGAACACGTTTCTCAATGAcagattgtgtttttgtttacagaTGAGTGCCAGACCAAATATGGGAATGCAAATGCCTGGCGTTACTGCACCAAAGTGTTTGACATGCTAACAGTTGCAGCTGTGAGTACTGAAGCGTCAGTGtgctttttactgattttattggAAGTTTAGATGATAAAAGTTTGATGATGTAACCTAATAGTAATTAttctttaaagcagtgatactcaatgtgtggctctagagccacatgtggctcttttgttattatttgtggctcttgtatgtcttaatttgaaatattattccaccagaaaaacatacaaaggggaaactttgaacaaaaaaattaatcacattaatcagtttgtttcccagtcTTATGCAGAatgctttaattgtcaaacttaatttcccatttttcaccttttttttttttgccacttttcacccaattaagctaactttgccattaaataccacttttttttgccaatttttgccatttctttccctatttttggccttttcaccattttttgccactttttgcccatatgaaccactttttgccactaaaaaacaattttttcctttttttgcccatttttccacttcttttgccactttttcccatttttgccacttttccccattttatgTAATCATTTTTCgactatttaagctgcctttttgcccatttttgcaacttctttttgccaattttatccaattttgccccttttcaccattttttaaacctttcaccaatttaagctgccttttgccatcaaGCACCCCTTTCTTCCTAccttatgcccatttttgccactttttttgccacttttcccccatttttgccttttttcaccattttctgccaccttttacccatttaagctaccttttcaCCTTAAGtacccctttttccttttttgcccatttgtgccacttctttttgccacttttttcctattttttcccattttcaccactttttgcccatttaagctaccttttgccattaaataccacttgtttcctattttttgccctattttgccactcttgactgtttttcccattttagttacttttctcTCAATtttctttgccacatttttgccacttttggaccatttttctcccttaacttattttattgctacttctagccgtttttgccacttttaaccacttagattttggctcttgcaaaggtttttccaacaatttggctctttggttgagaagggttgagtaacactgctttaaaggcTACAAAAGGGTTTATTTCTAAGGTTGACATACATAGGCACAGTATTTTAACTGCCTTGTATAATGGGACTGATCTGTGCCCATGTGCTTTGTTGCCATCATTTTTACATCTATACATACTGTAggatgaataaaatatgttacATCTGCACATCTCTGACTACTTCATTAGGTTTAGTTCATAAGGTTTGTTTGGTCACCATTTCCTAACTGCCACAGAAGTGTGGTTTCCTGAACTCTTTcctattcattttaaatttgttagCTGATGGATGAGCAGATCCTGTGCGTCCATGGAGGCCTCTCCCCAGACATTAAAACTCTTGATCAAATCCGAACCATTGAACGGAACCAGGAGATCCCCCACAAAGGAGCATTTTGTGATCTGGTGTGGTCAGACCCTGAAGATGTGGACACTTGGGCCATCAGTCCCAGAGGAGCCGGCTGGTTGTTTGGCGCAAAGGTCACCAATGAGGTACAGTGCACCCCTGTCATTTAGGTCAGGCCATGCCCTTTGTGAAAGGGTTGTGATGAACACAGGTATGAATTTAGGCCTTGTTTACACGACAAccttctgcttcatttttcgtttctgtttttaaagagctgCACGTTTAGATGGcatcattttgaaaacaatctctgTCTACACAAGACtgcaggaaacacaaaaacGCTGTAGTAAAGTGATTTACTGAACAAGAATTCTGTCTCTACAATGAGGACAGTACTGCACAGTCACTGTTTTCATGGGTTTTTGATGACATGTAACGTTTTTATCATACACGGGTGCATGAGAGTAATTTATCACTAAACCCTCATCACCATCGTAGCGTGGCAGTGAAATTTCatggcacatataaacacagaaatgctttgCTAGACCAGTCTGGTTATAATGTAGATATCCTTTGAGACAGTTTAATTTTCCACAGACACATTTTTCTcctacagcctttaatttctTGTGGATTTTctcagtagcagcaggaaataGATAGCCTTTTCAGAACGACATTTctatttctcctttttctgttttagctGCTTCTTGGAAGTAATTACAGCTATCTTTTTCAACCTTAACACAGAAGCTTcaatcctgtctcctccataAGCTGAGCACTGATATGATAGAGGAGACATTAGGGTCTATGGGCTgaattttttgtgttaaaagtttaagaaaaaaaagtctaaatcacttccaagaagcagatgTGTTTGAAAAAGGGGAAACAGAAATATCATTGTGAAAAGGCTCTAGCTGCACTCATGAGCAGCGCTACTCTTTATGAGAAAATCCATAAGATattaaaggctgtaggagctgaatttgtCTGAAAAATTAActattctcagcagatatctatgttataacaagactgatcttgcaaagcatttttttatgttaacatgAGCTGTGAAATTTCTCTGTCGTGCTACAATGGTGATGACTGTGATAAAAAAGGTAGATGCAGTAATTTCCAAAATTTGTagcatgactttatctaaaGAAACTGGCATTGATAGCCTTCCAAACAAGAATAACATGtccccttttctaaatccagctgtaCGTGACTTGACGAGCAGAATCGGTGGTAATTACATCAGACGGCTGGGGTCGAGCTGCCACGGCTCGGTTTAGAGTGTCGCGAGAGTCGCGCTTGATGACTGACTTAAGCCGTAGTGTGCATGAGCATTTTCAGAAAGTgttgttttccctgtttacatagagatggagagaaggcgttttttaaaaaaaaagttcactCTGGTGCCCGTTTCTaaattgttccattttcagGCCTCAAAACGCCATTTTCATGTAAACAGACTAGCAAAATGCTACAAAAGTTTTGCATTttcaccagtgttaattttggcagttatttttttattttagtctaagttttagtctttaaatgaaatgcattttagttttagtcacattttaatcatttctgtccttttttagTGTTAGTCTAGTAttaatccataaaaagtcctcacattttaatcgttacttttagtccaagcatttattctcttgcctaaacctggtaccaaatcattgtagtgtgttttatgcactctgctaaacctgaggtccctgctttctacagctgagaggcagaatagctacagctgcattgttttatgacagatttacccacagtggagaaatatcatggattttgaatgtccgatgaaaactacattaccttttagtctagtttatgtcatcttgacgaaaaataaacttagtttttgtcagttttagtcataacagatctatttttgtttgtgtcatggaaaaaaggctgttgacaaacagaacagggttttccagatgaggtgggagtgacaaTGACGTCCCCTtgacagcactgctgcctcagagtgatcttttgaggtggaggaccCCCCTCCCCAGAGTCCCCTGGAGTGGTGGTGGAGCGTGGTCattctgagcactacctgttggggccgttggctccagcaccggtGTTACTAAAGTGCTCATACTTCTTTAAGTTAGACACTTatatcagtgatcatcaactggaggcctcAGGGCCAGTAGACTAATAAATTTAGTAAatgtgaagaggaaaaaaatgtggtgcagtattaaaggtacagtgtgtagaatttggctgcatttcacagaaacggtgtaaatgggatataatgtttatatatttatgtgaagtatgttaaaataagtgcacaatcatcccctttaaactttcgttttctttttacaaaattagaaaaaagctttttaaatttacattactgtGGGTCGCCCTCatggaggctgacataacgaaccgccatgttgtctatggcaacgttttggggacagaaagagtgaaatgcgatttttaaatacgaacctgcccgccggtcctgaaagctacctggagggcaggtggagaagaagactgacctataatctataaaaataatggttacaaaaatgaatgaataaaccctcacctcgtcactgctgtaaatgatgtctggctcacgatcctttttggtcttcacaggctctcgtcgcttagtgatgtgataTTTTGGTAACAGATTGgctcattttaaaatctgaacgctagatgtcaCTAAAATTCCAAATTCTACACAATGCACCTTAAAGaacatctctttttttctcaaaaattctcTATGGCTATTTAACCAACCCCCAAAACAACTGAGACCTTATGGTAGATTCTTTTTACAGAAATTGCCCCGTCAGCCTTTATTAGCAAATATTCAACTAGGATTATGAGCTACTACTGTCAATAAAGCTTTGTTTTCTGTGGTGGTGGTGCACTGATTATTAGTGTGTGCAAGGTATGGAGCCTTTTGACAGAAGCTGCCTCACAACCAGTCCAATGCAGCCTTTACAGTCACAAAGGAAAATAAGGATCGTTTGATAGTTTGTTATCCTGAacacttaaaatatttttcctctttctcatATTCTCTGCCTGTCTCCAGTTTGTTCACATCAACAACCTAAAGCTGATCTGCAGAGCGCATCAACTGGTCCACGAGGGTTACAAGTTCATGTTTGACGAGAAGCTGGTCACAGTGTGGTCGGCTCCTAACTACTGCTATCGCTGCGGCAACATCGCCTCCATCATGGTCTTCAAAGATGCGAACACAAGAGAGCCGAAGCTGTTCAGAGCAGTGCCTGACTCTGAGAGGGTCATTCCACCCCGAACGACGACGCCGTATTTCCTGTGAAACTATAACAAGGCAGCATTTTGTTTATTGCACAGATACCGCGTGACAGCAGCATTAGCACTTATGAACCCATATGAATATTTGTATAGTACATTTAGATTGTTTACAGTGCATTATTGGTGCCAACTGTTGATTATTATTCCCTCTTTGGTATTTGAGGCTGTCATTCTGCAACTTAAATCACATTTGTATTTGCAGCAAAGGATGTTTCCTCGAGCGTTGCTGTGCTTTTGAATGTTGAAGGGGAAGGATTAAAATGAAGCCAACAGACTGCTTGAAATAGTTTGTAATGAATCCgaatttactttgaaattacaaatcctcctgcagagagaaatagacctgcagcccTGTATAAAATGTTtcgttttattttgttataCTGATGTATTACATATAAGTGTAAAATAACAAGCACTGTACAAAAGCAAAACTATGTTCTATCATTACAAAACTCATGTGACAGTAGACTTACTGTTATTAGTGATTTTACTCGATGTAAACCTAAGAGTTGATGCACaagcatttacatttttcagtattGTCAATCCTGTGGTACCTAAAAGGACTTTCTGTTATTGCCAGATTTGAATCATTTCTTGTAATTATTCTTGTGTGTGCGTCTccatgcagtttttaaataaagaaaatcaaaatgtgGATATTGTTGTGCAAAAAGTCTGTGTATGTATGGATGCAATTGAATGGACTTAGCTGTATTAGCTAGAAAACTCTGCCATCAGTTTATGAATGAGGAGTGGATGGTGTGAAAGTGCTTTTAGTTGTCTGATTTACCCCCCCAGTCCAATTATGtagaccacaggtgtcaaactcaaggcctgagAGCCAAATCCgacccgcaagatgatctcatatttctgttataactggcccatccgtctgaggtctgcagatttcctcaagaataaaaatctaaacttatccttgatttaaaatatccttgttaagtcataaaatctgaaaaagtaaggagtaaaaatatttagataagaagtctggaatgtgggaaaagaaattaatttgtgttttaatttcatattttcaatttagcatctcacaattaggactcaaacttaggattttgacttttaatttaataCTTTGAGAATTTCAACttatagttttgacttttcatgtaatattttgagctcTATGATTAAAAATTCTagtttttaagtgatattttgacctttttaatcaactattttgttttttacctcaTAAGTTCAACTTTAAGCCTATTAGactcaaaattgaatattttgaatcatattttgacttttaatttcacgattacaaattttatttcatattttgacctcttaaactcataattttgactttcttatatattttcctttaaaaaacattaaaattttatgttttgacaattttgaactaattaatttacttttctcagattgtgagcctttaaacttacctttgcaactttttaaatgtcaaaatcattcatcatcgctgcaactttttttttttttcatattttagggccctcaggttagccctgaatccagaatctggcccctgctgtgactgagattgacacccctgatgtagacAGATGAAAAGCAGGAGCCAGCATCACTTGAGTTGTAGTAGAAGCCTCCTCTACTGAACTTGCCTTACAA
The Cheilinus undulatus linkage group 5, ASM1832078v1, whole genome shotgun sequence DNA segment above includes these coding regions:
- the LOC121510152 gene encoding serine/threonine-protein phosphatase 6 catalytic subunit; translated protein: MAPLDLDKYAEIAKQCKYLPENDLKRLCDYVCDLLLEESNVQPVSTPVTVCGDIHGQFYDLCELFRTGGQVPDTNYIFMGDFVDRGYYSLETFTYLLVLKAKWPDRITLLRGNHESRQITQVYGFYDECQTKYGNANAWRYCTKVFDMLTVAALMDEQILCVHGGLSPDIKTLDQIRTIERNQEIPHKGAFCDLVWSDPEDVDTWAISPRGAGWLFGAKVTNEFVHINNLKLICRAHQLVHEGYKFMFDEKLVTVWSAPNYCYRCGNIASIMVFKDANTREPKLFRAVPDSERVIPPRTTTPYFL